From the Planctomycetota bacterium genome, one window contains:
- a CDS encoding DUF4878 domain-containing protein, with protein MRKLGVALAVLSVAGLLAGCGGEGGGGGGSTPKAAFEAMWAAAKAGNQKAMMACFSEVCRSKMAEIEKMFADMPKELKEGKESMAGELMAKAKSAKVEIGAEKIDGDKATLEVTTDGRKDTLEFIKEGGAWKMHISELANLDLDQMKKAMEMLKNMPKGVMEGLQKGMKDALK; from the coding sequence ATGCGGAAGCTGGGTGTGGCGCTGGCGGTGTTGAGCGTGGCCGGTTTGCTGGCCGGCTGCGGCGGCGAAGGCGGAGGCGGCGGCGGCAGCACGCCGAAAGCCGCATTCGAGGCGATGTGGGCGGCGGCCAAGGCCGGCAATCAGAAGGCGATGATGGCCTGCTTCTCCGAGGTCTGCCGCTCGAAGATGGCCGAGATCGAGAAGATGTTCGCCGACATGCCGAAGGAACTCAAGGAGGGCAAGGAGAGCATGGCCGGCGAGCTCATGGCCAAGGCCAAGAGCGCGAAGGTCGAGATCGGCGCCGAGAAGATTGACGGCGACAAGGCGACCCTCGAGGTCACCACCGACGGCCGCAAGGACACCCTCGAGTTCATCAAAGAGGGCGGCGCCTGGAAGATGCACATCTCCGAGCTGGCCAACCTGGACCTGGATCAGATGAAGAAGGCCATGGAGATGCTGAAGAACATGCCCAAGGGCGTGATGGAGGGGCTTCAGAAGGGCATGAAGGACGCCCTGAAGTAA
- a CDS encoding DUF1080 domain-containing protein, which yields MLSGKSLAVAGLLASVALGGAPNLPNLQPAEPIQGVGGINDYLRSSQQDVQIRDGMLYVDALTAKDPVFALRQDRAFQNVTATVQFRIDPVGPKRSFGLVFGSRGPQTYHAVQFDRTNVILYEYRPNQPPRELARQAGFTKPDGQWYEAKIETNGPQVKVFVDGRFVFSFTSPQLQPGHLGVYAEGGRAWVRKFDMGGTPAPVSLPQLWQPR from the coding sequence ATGCTCAGCGGGAAATCACTTGCGGTGGCGGGGCTGCTCGCCTCGGTGGCGTTGGGCGGCGCGCCGAACCTGCCCAACCTTCAACCGGCCGAGCCCATCCAGGGCGTGGGCGGCATCAACGACTACCTCCGCTCATCGCAGCAGGACGTCCAGATTCGCGACGGCATGCTGTACGTGGACGCTCTGACCGCCAAGGACCCCGTCTTCGCCCTGAGGCAGGACAGGGCGTTCCAGAACGTGACGGCGACCGTGCAGTTCCGCATAGACCCCGTGGGCCCCAAACGGAGCTTCGGGCTCGTTTTCGGCAGCAGGGGGCCTCAGACCTATCACGCGGTGCAGTTCGACCGCACCAACGTGATCCTGTACGAGTACCGGCCCAACCAGCCGCCCAGGGAGCTGGCGCGGCAGGCCGGCTTCACCAAGCCCGACGGCCAGTGGTACGAGGCCAAGATCGAGACGAACGGGCCCCAGGTGAAGGTGTTCGTGGATGGACGGTTCGTCTTCTCCTTCACCTCGCCCCAGCTCCAGCCCGGCCACCTGGGCGTCTACGCCGAAGGCGGCAGGGCCTGGGTGCGGAAGTTCGACATGGGCGGCACCCCCGCCCCCGTCTCACTGCCGCAGCTCTGGCAGCCGCGTTGA
- a CDS encoding MraY family glycosyltransferase, with translation MSGQFLVAAAAFGVPFVLSLALTGLALRVSPRLGFVDEPGGRKAHERPMPLGGGVAMFLAWSLPVGLLVILSASCGWTGAAERATAAFAGKAMPLAWVLGAGAVLMLLGLLDDVFGLSPAIRLAVQVAVAGGLYLISHEIRITLFAGWSALSFLYTVLWIVGITNAFNFLDNTDGQSAGVAMVAAGILAVVGFQSGQELMAWLALALAGAAAGFLVFNFPPAGIYMGDAGSLFLGFTLSALTILFTFYESGDAPSGRLYGVLMPLFILALPVFDTLTVIAIRLHEGRPIWRGDRSHFAHRLLALGMSKREAVVFIYLVTFCLGLASTLLGSLEEAGAIVVLVIGVTVFVLIGLLERAGRRRD, from the coding sequence TTGTCGGGTCAGTTTCTGGTCGCGGCGGCGGCGTTCGGCGTGCCCTTCGTGCTCTCGCTTGCCCTGACGGGCCTGGCGCTCAGGGTGAGTCCGCGCCTGGGCTTTGTGGACGAGCCGGGCGGCCGGAAGGCCCACGAGCGCCCCATGCCGCTGGGGGGCGGGGTGGCCATGTTTCTGGCGTGGAGCCTTCCGGTGGGCCTCCTGGTGATCCTGTCGGCCTCGTGCGGCTGGACGGGGGCCGCCGAGCGCGCCACGGCGGCGTTTGCCGGCAAGGCGATGCCGCTGGCGTGGGTGCTCGGCGCGGGGGCCGTCCTGATGCTTCTGGGGCTCCTGGACGACGTGTTCGGCCTCTCGCCGGCAATTCGCCTCGCTGTCCAGGTCGCCGTGGCCGGCGGGCTGTACCTCATCTCGCACGAGATTCGGATCACGCTCTTCGCGGGCTGGTCGGCGCTCTCATTCCTCTACACGGTGCTCTGGATCGTGGGCATCACCAATGCCTTCAACTTCCTGGATAACACGGACGGCCAGTCGGCCGGTGTGGCGATGGTGGCGGCGGGGATCCTGGCCGTGGTCGGGTTCCAGTCGGGGCAGGAGCTGATGGCCTGGCTGGCGCTGGCCCTGGCGGGCGCGGCGGCCGGGTTCCTGGTCTTCAACTTCCCGCCCGCCGGAATCTACATGGGCGATGCGGGCAGCCTGTTCCTGGGCTTCACGCTCTCGGCGCTGACGATCCTGTTCACCTTCTACGAGTCGGGCGATGCGCCCTCGGGCCGCCTCTACGGGGTGCTGATGCCGCTGTTCATCCTGGCGCTGCCGGTGTTCGATACCCTCACCGTGATCGCCATCCGCCTGCACGAGGGCCGGCCCATCTGGCGAGGCGACCGCAGCCACTTCGCGCACCGCCTGCTCGCGCTGGGCATGAGCAAGCGCGAGGCGGTGGTATTCATCTATCTGGTCACCTTCTGCCTCGGGTTGGCCTCGACGCTCCTCGGCTCGCTCGAGGAGGCGGGCGCCATTGTGGTGCTGGTGATCGGGGTGACGGTGTTCGTGCTGATCGGGCTCCTGGAGCGCGCGGGCCGGCGCCGCGACTAA
- a CDS encoding O-antigen ligase family protein produces MKKPPKPASAVGAVEPAVAPSVDRLLAGILAFFLCLAVALRPLLPGHRHEANLWVEMCAFVAALAGVVRAAIARRVRLERTGMGLPTLALLAVAAISTIRSPHPLESVATLLEWLAYAAAFAITVQVTRADNGLDARLLLRVLWASAFVAILYGLFQQFVNLPLLAGMIATDSGRVLSELRMSERHIGDLMARATGRIFSTFLLSNSFAGFLALVFPGFLGYVLDRVRGGERGRWFLGVAAFWLAAALACLVLTYSKGGWVAFAVGMAAFALMLGRALLRRHARLVAGVVAAAAAAFALLLATKVVPVQIFRDFVTSFDIRVGYWQGALSMARDHPVGGVGLGTFGDRYPRYRPLLAHPAQDTHNDYLQVLAELGVPGLLAFLWLWAACLRNAFAGPAPAPEHHARRPFPARLACWAAVVAFVLTTIVMTTFSLAGWWDESPASRELKVWLDRALVTAFVACWLVFFAALGRGEPRPPGELCHKGLVCGLIAFLVHCAVDFDYQEPGVAFTAWVVAALCVRPRRPAIERRLGLPVAIALPACGLLLVAAFQFVLFYATRSATERDTAASLLTDTTRTLSPLERAELIHGARQHYEEAARTNPLDDSLRLEYGDLLVSLLAPQTPGGAPPGEQGAGAPGLRLRIERPDDLALFQHAVALYTRAAELNHWGAAARIRLGGLCMAAARPDAGPLAAAALRPLVEAAAARRTPTGPHQAYLPAVAAFEDALARDPNNPAVLLLVAEAREKLGDPTAADVARRALDIATRLGAVHLGHKLCLKYEEVLRAQGILRRAEREGPPP; encoded by the coding sequence GTGAAGAAGCCGCCCAAACCGGCGTCTGCCGTTGGGGCCGTCGAGCCCGCGGTCGCCCCGTCGGTGGACCGGCTGCTTGCCGGCATCCTCGCCTTCTTCCTCTGCCTGGCCGTCGCGCTGCGGCCGCTGCTGCCGGGTCATCGCCACGAGGCCAACCTGTGGGTGGAGATGTGCGCGTTCGTGGCCGCACTGGCCGGGGTGGTGCGCGCGGCAATCGCGCGGCGGGTGCGCCTCGAGCGCACGGGGATGGGCCTGCCCACGCTCGCCCTGCTCGCCGTGGCGGCCATCTCCACGATCCGCTCGCCCCACCCGCTCGAGAGCGTGGCCACCCTGCTCGAGTGGCTCGCCTACGCCGCCGCCTTCGCCATCACCGTGCAGGTGACGAGGGCCGATAACGGCCTGGATGCCCGCCTCCTCCTCCGCGTGCTCTGGGCGTCGGCCTTCGTGGCCATCCTGTACGGCCTCTTCCAGCAATTTGTGAACCTGCCGCTGCTCGCGGGGATGATCGCGACCGACTCGGGCCGCGTGCTGAGCGAGTTGCGCATGAGCGAGCGGCACATCGGCGACCTGATGGCCCGGGCCACCGGGCGCATCTTCTCGACGTTCCTGCTCTCGAACAGCTTCGCGGGCTTCCTCGCGCTCGTGTTTCCCGGGTTCCTGGGCTACGTGCTGGACCGCGTGCGAGGGGGCGAGCGGGGCCGCTGGTTTCTGGGAGTCGCGGCGTTCTGGCTGGCGGCGGCGCTGGCCTGCCTGGTGCTCACGTACTCGAAGGGCGGCTGGGTGGCCTTCGCCGTGGGCATGGCCGCTTTCGCGCTGATGCTGGGGCGCGCCCTGCTGCGGCGCCACGCGCGGCTGGTGGCGGGAGTCGTGGCGGCGGCTGCCGCGGCATTCGCCCTCCTGCTGGCCACGAAGGTGGTGCCCGTGCAGATCTTCCGCGACTTTGTGACCTCGTTCGACATCCGCGTGGGCTACTGGCAGGGCGCGCTGAGCATGGCGCGCGACCATCCGGTCGGCGGCGTGGGGCTGGGCACATTTGGCGACCGCTACCCCCGCTACCGCCCCCTGCTCGCCCATCCAGCGCAGGACACGCACAACGACTACCTCCAGGTGCTGGCCGAGTTGGGCGTGCCCGGCCTCCTAGCGTTCCTGTGGCTCTGGGCCGCCTGCCTGCGCAATGCCTTCGCCGGCCCCGCGCCCGCCCCCGAACACCACGCCCGCCGCCCCTTCCCCGCGCGCCTGGCCTGCTGGGCCGCCGTGGTGGCTTTCGTGCTCACCACCATCGTGATGACCACCTTCTCGCTGGCGGGCTGGTGGGACGAGAGCCCCGCGTCGCGCGAGCTCAAGGTCTGGCTCGACCGCGCCCTGGTCACCGCCTTCGTGGCCTGCTGGCTCGTCTTCTTCGCGGCGCTCGGGCGCGGCGAGCCACGGCCGCCCGGCGAGTTGTGCCACAAGGGCCTGGTGTGCGGCCTCATCGCCTTCCTGGTGCACTGTGCGGTGGACTTCGATTACCAGGAGCCGGGCGTGGCCTTCACCGCGTGGGTGGTGGCGGCGTTGTGCGTGCGGCCGCGGCGCCCGGCCATCGAGCGCCGGCTCGGGCTGCCCGTGGCCATCGCCCTGCCCGCCTGCGGCCTGCTGCTCGTCGCCGCCTTCCAATTCGTTCTCTTCTACGCCACGCGTTCGGCCACCGAGCGCGACACGGCGGCCAGCCTGCTCACCGATACCACGCGCACCCTGTCGCCGCTGGAGCGCGCCGAGCTGATCCACGGCGCCCGCCAGCACTACGAGGAGGCCGCCCGCACCAATCCCCTCGACGACTCGCTGCGGCTCGAGTACGGCGATCTGCTCGTGAGCCTGCTGGCGCCCCAGACGCCCGGCGGCGCCCCCCCTGGCGAACAGGGGGCGGGCGCGCCCGGCCTGCGCCTGCGCATCGAGCGGCCCGATGACCTGGCGCTCTTCCAACACGCGGTCGCGCTCTACACCCGCGCCGCGGAGCTCAACCACTGGGGCGCTGCCGCCCGCATCCGGCTGGGCGGCCTCTGCATGGCCGCGGCGCGGCCCGATGCCGGCCCGCTGGCCGCGGCGGCGCTCCGGCCGCTCGTCGAGGCGGCCGCGGCCCGCCGCACGCCCACAGGCCCTCACCAGGCCTATCTGCCGGCCGTGGCGGCCTTTGAGGACGCCCTGGCGCGCGATCCGAACAACCCGGCCGTGCTCCTCCTGGTCGCCGAAGCCCGCGAGAAGCTCGGCGATCCCACCGCAGCCGACGTGGCGCGCCGCGCACTCGACATTGCCACCCGCCTCGGCGCCGTGCACCTCGGCCACAAGCTGTGCCTGAAGTACGAGGAGGTGCTCCGCGCCCAGGGCATTCTCCGCCGCGCCGAGCGGGAGGGGCCGCCGCCGTGA
- a CDS encoding class I SAM-dependent methyltransferase: MSRALRRFLLPSFDPLAAQRLRLSRHIEAGSSVLDAGCGDGAMALRLARRGCRVVAVSHDAAQIARLSAKAPDGVAFRVHDLSQGGPVEGRFDAVLCLDVLEHILDDRTALANAVAPLRRGGRLLVTVPNRLAPPLWGDRLSAAEDGGHVRPGYTRDELGALLRGAGLTPVHWSSFGGFFTRKAASLNRRLERRPGRFWLLPRFLGLVLLRPLCRLDPLLPGRRCELFVLATRA, encoded by the coding sequence GTGAGCCGCGCGCTTCGCCGCTTCCTCCTGCCCAGCTTCGACCCGCTCGCGGCTCAGCGCCTGCGGCTCTCACGCCACATCGAAGCGGGTTCGAGCGTGTTGGATGCGGGCTGCGGCGACGGAGCGATGGCCCTGCGCCTCGCCCGCCGCGGCTGCCGCGTGGTCGCCGTGAGCCACGATGCGGCGCAGATCGCGCGCCTCAGCGCCAAGGCACCGGATGGCGTGGCCTTCCGCGTCCATGACCTCTCCCAAGGCGGCCCGGTCGAAGGCCGCTTCGACGCCGTGCTGTGCCTTGATGTCTTGGAGCACATCCTTGACGACCGCACGGCGCTGGCCAACGCCGTGGCGCCGCTGCGGCGGGGCGGCCGGTTGCTCGTCACGGTGCCCAACCGCCTCGCCCCGCCGCTATGGGGCGACCGCCTGTCGGCGGCCGAGGACGGCGGACACGTGCGCCCCGGCTACACGCGCGACGAGTTGGGCGCCCTGCTGCGCGGCGCCGGCCTCACGCCTGTCCATTGGTCGAGCTTCGGGGGATTCTTTACGCGGAAGGCGGCGAGCCTGAACCGCCGCCTCGAGCGCCGCCCTGGCCGCTTCTGGCTTCTCCCGCGTTTTCTGGGCCTGGTGCTGTTGCGGCCGCTGTGCCGGCTCGATCCGCTTCTTCCCGGCAGAAGATGCGAACTCTTCGTCCTCGCCACGAGGGCCTGA
- a CDS encoding ABC transporter ATP-binding protein, producing MADALIDVHDLTYVYHDGTKALDGLSLHIEVGESVGLVGPNGAGKSTFILHLNGTLRGSGVVRIHGVELDKHHLRDVRRMVGLVFQDPDDQLFMPTVGDDVAFGLLHLGLPEAEVRARVAAALAVVGCEGLERKAPHHLSAGQKRAAAIATVLAMRPDILVMDEPSSNLDPRSRRRLIERLATLDITKVIATHDLDMILELCPRTVVIDAGRVVADGATEAIFADEALLVAHGLEKPLSRQRGSRDA from the coding sequence GTGGCTGACGCGCTGATTGACGTGCACGACCTCACCTATGTGTACCACGACGGCACGAAGGCCCTCGACGGGCTGTCGCTGCATATCGAGGTGGGCGAGTCGGTCGGGCTGGTCGGGCCGAATGGCGCCGGCAAGTCCACCTTCATCCTGCACCTCAATGGCACGCTGCGCGGGTCGGGCGTGGTGCGCATCCACGGCGTGGAGTTGGACAAGCACCACCTGCGCGACGTGCGGCGCATGGTGGGCCTGGTGTTCCAGGACCCCGACGACCAGCTCTTCATGCCCACGGTGGGCGACGACGTGGCCTTCGGCCTCCTGCACCTGGGGCTGCCCGAGGCCGAGGTGCGCGCCCGCGTGGCCGCGGCCCTCGCGGTCGTGGGCTGCGAGGGCCTCGAACGCAAGGCCCCGCACCACCTGTCGGCCGGCCAGAAGCGCGCCGCGGCCATCGCCACCGTGCTGGCGATGCGGCCCGACATCCTGGTGATGGACGAGCCGTCGAGCAACCTCGACCCGCGCTCGCGCCGCCGCCTGATCGAACGCCTGGCCACGCTCGACATCACCAAGGTGATCGCCACCCACGACCTCGACATGATCCTGGAGCTCTGCCCCCGCACCGTGGTGATTGATGCCGGCCGCGTGGTGGCCGACGGGGCGACCGAGGCGATCTTCGCCGACGAGGCGCTCCTGGTGGCGCACGGGCTGGAGAAGCCGCTGTCGAGGCAGCGGGGAAGCCGTGATGCGTGA
- the cbiQ gene encoding cobalt ECF transporter T component CbiQ has product MHHAYIDRFASGDSPVHRLDARAKLAAVAVFTALVVSVPKYQVAALFPYAIFPFALLAFGGIPFGFVAKHLLLVSPFVLFVAVFNPLYDTAPMLVRFGPWAFWARAGWVSCANLCGKFVLTVSALVALVSTTPFDELLKALAWFRLPRLFIVELSFLYRYLFVLIEEVMRLRRARDCRTVGPSRLGWRLRVTGSLIGSLFVRTLERGERIYAAMLARGFDGTVRTLSQFRMRAGDYAFLAGSVLFAAALRLGGTTWLTR; this is encoded by the coding sequence ATGCACCACGCCTACATAGACCGCTTCGCGTCGGGCGATTCGCCCGTGCACCGGCTCGATGCCCGCGCGAAGCTGGCGGCCGTGGCCGTGTTCACGGCGCTGGTGGTGTCGGTGCCCAAGTACCAGGTCGCGGCGCTGTTTCCCTACGCCATCTTCCCTTTCGCGCTGCTCGCCTTCGGCGGAATCCCATTCGGGTTCGTTGCGAAGCACCTGCTCCTCGTGTCGCCCTTCGTGCTGTTCGTGGCGGTGTTCAATCCGCTCTACGACACGGCACCCATGTTGGTGCGGTTCGGCCCGTGGGCGTTCTGGGCGCGGGCGGGGTGGGTGTCGTGCGCAAACCTCTGCGGCAAGTTCGTGCTCACGGTGAGTGCGCTGGTCGCCCTCGTCTCGACCACGCCGTTCGACGAGCTGCTCAAGGCCCTCGCGTGGTTCCGGCTGCCGCGCCTGTTCATCGTCGAGCTGAGCTTCCTCTACCGTTACCTCTTCGTGCTGATCGAGGAGGTGATGCGGCTGCGGCGGGCGCGCGACTGCCGCACCGTGGGCCCCAGCCGCCTCGGCTGGCGCCTGCGCGTCACGGGCAGCCTGATCGGCAGCCTGTTCGTGCGCACGCTCGAGCGCGGCGAGCGCATCTACGCGGCCATGCTGGCCCGCGGCTTCGACGGCACGGTGCGCACGCTGAGCCAGTTCCGCATGCGGGCCGGCGACTATGCGTTCCTCGCCGGCTCGGTGCTGTTCGCGGCCGCACTACGTCTTGGGGGCACAACGTGGCTGACGCGCTGA
- a CDS encoding energy-coupling factor ABC transporter permease, producing the protein MHMPNEVLSPAVAGGFIAASAAGLGLAAAGARRSFHESKVPLMGVMGAFVFAAQMVNFQILGATSGHLGGGVLLAILLGPHAAALVMAAILTVQCLIFNDGGLLALGCNVFNMGLVAPYLGYGLYRLILGRAGGRKSTGRLYLASFTGALGGVAASAAVVPAQIALSGMSAVPFGTFFPLMVGIHLLIGAVEGAITFAVVAYLTQVRPEVLGVQVEGRERVSRRAVVGSFAILALLTAGLLSLVASGLPDGLDFLLEERKFSRHAGNEEAVDPTMAKVSAWQERTAPLPDYSAGEDSPAYWTSLAGVLGTVATLGVVYGIAVAVRRREGHGHAHSH; encoded by the coding sequence ATGCACATGCCCAACGAGGTGCTGTCGCCCGCCGTGGCGGGCGGGTTCATTGCGGCGAGCGCCGCCGGGCTGGGGCTGGCGGCGGCGGGCGCGCGCCGGTCGTTCCACGAGAGCAAGGTGCCGCTGATGGGCGTGATGGGCGCCTTCGTGTTCGCGGCGCAGATGGTGAACTTCCAGATCCTGGGCGCCACGAGCGGGCACCTGGGCGGCGGCGTGCTGCTGGCCATCCTGCTCGGGCCGCACGCCGCGGCGCTCGTGATGGCCGCCATCCTCACCGTGCAGTGCCTGATCTTCAACGACGGCGGCCTGCTGGCCCTGGGCTGCAATGTGTTCAACATGGGCCTCGTGGCGCCCTATCTGGGCTATGGCCTCTACCGCCTGATTCTGGGACGAGCCGGGGGGCGGAAGAGCACGGGACGCCTCTATCTGGCCAGCTTCACGGGGGCGCTCGGCGGCGTGGCCGCGAGCGCGGCCGTGGTGCCTGCGCAGATCGCGCTGTCGGGCATGAGCGCCGTGCCGTTCGGCACCTTCTTCCCGCTGATGGTCGGCATCCACCTGCTCATCGGCGCCGTCGAGGGGGCGATCACGTTCGCCGTGGTGGCCTACCTCACGCAGGTGCGGCCCGAGGTGCTTGGCGTGCAGGTGGAGGGCCGCGAGCGAGTGTCGCGGCGCGCCGTGGTCGGGTCGTTCGCCATCCTCGCGCTGCTGACCGCCGGGCTCCTCTCCCTGGTGGCCTCGGGCCTGCCCGACGGGCTGGACTTCCTGCTCGAGGAGAGGAAGTTCTCGCGCCACGCGGGGAACGAGGAGGCGGTGGACCCGACGATGGCGAAGGTGAGCGCGTGGCAGGAGCGCACGGCGCCGTTGCCCGACTACAGTGCGGGGGAGGATTCGCCGGCCTATTGGACCTCCCTGGCGGGCGTGCTGGGCACCGTCGCCACGCTGGGCGTGGTGTACGGCATCGCCGTGGCGGTGCGCCGCCGCGAAGGGCACGGCCACGCTCACAGCCACTGA
- the nikR gene encoding nickel-responsive transcriptional regulator NikR, producing MGELVRFGVSLEEPLLRDFDRLIEEKGYPSRSEALRDLIRDYLVQADWSKLSGEQVATLTLVYNHEYRELTDKLTDLQHDAHGLVVCATHVHLTAHTCLEVIVLRGPAADLVRIADKLVATRGVQHGKLTMTTLGRAR from the coding sequence ATGGGCGAGCTGGTGCGCTTCGGCGTGTCGCTGGAGGAGCCGCTGCTCCGGGACTTCGACCGCCTGATCGAGGAGAAGGGCTACCCGAGCCGCTCGGAGGCGCTGCGCGACCTGATCCGCGACTATCTGGTGCAGGCCGACTGGAGCAAGCTCTCGGGCGAGCAGGTGGCGACGCTCACGCTCGTCTACAACCACGAGTACCGCGAGCTCACCGACAAACTGACCGACCTCCAGCACGACGCCCACGGCCTCGTCGTGTGTGCGACCCACGTGCACCTCACGGCGCACACGTGCCTCGAGGTGATCGTCCTCCGCGGCCCCGCCGCCGACCTCGTCCGCATCGCCGACAAGCTCGTGGCCACCCGCGGCGTGCAGCACGGCAAGCTCACCATGACCACCCTGGGCCGGGCGCGGTGA
- a CDS encoding MazG nucleotide pyrophosphohydrolase domain-containing protein: MTIGDFQRLMSDLYLEHDTRRGLGGTFMWFMEEVGELSTALRSGTREEIEAEFADAFAWLTTLANLAGIDAEAAVTKKYGAGCPCCNTTPCSCVQKP; the protein is encoded by the coding sequence ATGACCATTGGCGACTTTCAGAGGCTGATGAGCGATCTGTATCTCGAGCACGACACCCGCCGCGGCCTGGGCGGCACGTTCATGTGGTTCATGGAAGAGGTCGGCGAGCTGTCCACCGCCCTCCGCTCCGGCACGCGCGAGGAGATCGAGGCGGAGTTCGCCGACGCCTTCGCCTGGCTCACCACCCTGGCCAACCTGGCGGGCATAGACGCCGAGGCCGCCGTCACGAAGAAGTACGGCGCCGGCTGCCCCTGCTGCAACACCACCCCCTGCTCGTGCGTGCAGAAGCCCTGA